Genomic window (Eubalaena glacialis isolate mEubGla1 chromosome 6, mEubGla1.1.hap2.+ XY, whole genome shotgun sequence):
AGTTTAACACTTCCATAACCTCATATAATTAtcacttttgtgtgtggtgagaccATTTAAGATTTACCCTTATAGCAACTCTCAAGTATGtgacaatattgttaactatagccacgttgtacattagatccccagaacttattcatcttataagtgGAGGCTTGTACCCTTTGAACaacatttccccatttttttccaGCCCCCagtctctggtaaccaccattctactctgtttctatgaattctgctcttttagattccacatataagtgagatcatacagtatttatctttctctgcccAGACCCTTCTTGCACTGTAATCTGTGTACCTCCCAAATTTAATTAGTCTGTATATAAACTCTGCTCCAGATACACTGATCTACATGTGCACATCGAGGATACATGTGGTTAAGTCTTGCCTCAGAGCATTAGCTAAAGTCATTGCCTCCTTCTagtttctgcctctctctttgaTGTTTAATGAATCTTACACATCCTTCACATCCAGTGTGCTCCACCTTTTCCAGAATTCTTTGATGAATGAACCTAGCCCATGGAAATCTTAAGCTCTTTTAAGATGCTTTTGAAATAGGAGTCACTACCTTTCCTTTTACATTTCCCTATACTCCTTCATGTGGCTCAATCTATTCCCCACCCTCAGCCCTGCCTCCAGGCTACAATACTCAGAAAATCATAGACACACCAGACACAGATATTTTTAGACCACAGCTAAAGGGCAGGCTTTCTAAGACCATAAGTGGCCATTTATATCTTTCCCTTTTATCATATACTTTGTTCAAAGCAAAGTGAAATAACTTTAATATTCCAGATATTCAATCAAACTTATCGTTTGATTGAATGAATCTTCATTTCACCTGTACTCCTTTCTGTGTGCAACCTAAACTTTAAAGTCTTCCAGtctttaaataactaaataactgttctattttctattaaataaaaatttaggacTTCTCATTTTAGCTCTGACATGGCAAGAGCTTGGAATTGTCACTCTGGTCTTTACAACAAGATAAAGCTGCACAAACTAAAGATCAATAACTTTTCTAGAATCTAGCAGAGAACTGAGTTTTCAGGGCAAACCATTCCTAAAATCTGGAGAAATGGGGGAATCTGTAGTCAGAGCTGAGATCTGCTCACCAACAGAAGAAGCCTCTGGAGTCATAAACTGTTACAAATACTCAAACTCTCATTGTGACAAGTTACTAGAGGCTGAGTATGGATTTGTGCAAAAGTGAGACACTCTAAGGGGCTTTGGTCTTAGAGGGGCCCACACTTTTATGGGCTTTATCTACAGGAACTCTACCAGGTTCACACCATGAAAATTTGAGAAAGATCCCTTCTTTGTTCTGGCAGTGGGAGAGGAAGAGCAAGCTTTGTGAAGGATACCCAGAGTCTTTCCCATAACTGGAAAGGTCTCAACTCAAGGGGAATGAGCAGAGCCTtgtctctgtgccctgggaaaagGGCATTCCTCTCACTCAACTCCCCTGTAGTTTTCCTGTCTCGCAAAAAGGAGGGCTGAGAGATTAAGCTTTAGTTTAATGTCCTGCCTTCCAAATCTCATGCAAAATGTTTCTTTCCACCCTAACTAACCTATAACTATATAGGAAGGTGTTTTTCTGAAAACTCATCTCAATTtagcttaattttcaaaatacgATCTGACAAAAGATGTATGTTTCATCGAAAAGGCAGTGTTAAGGAGCTGAATTATGTCTcctaaaaagaaatcataaagttctaACCTGTGAAAGTGAgcttatttggaaagagggtcttCACAGATGTAATCAGGTTAAGATGAGTTTATACTGGATTAGGATGGGCCTCAGATCTAATttctggtgttcttataagaagacagagatttagatacacacacacacacacacacacacacacacacacacgcacagaagACGGGATAAAGGCCCTGTGATGATtgaggcagagactggaatgaTGTAGCAGCAAGACAAGAGATGCTAAGAATTACCAGAAGCAAAGAATAAATTTTCCTCAGAGCCTTCATAGGGAGTATGGCCCTGTAAAtatcttgattttagacttctagctTTTAGAACTATGAGAACTTAAATTTCTCctgttttgagaaaaaaattaccaatGAGTGGTTAATTTTTACAGCAgtcctaggaaattaatacagaaGTATTATCTCTATTGTGACTTGAATATCCTTCTATGGAGTCTGTCTTTACAAATTAGAGTCACTgaaatgtagtttttattctGAATAATTTGTCTTCGATTTTTGGATTAGTTTCAATCATTCATGGTTACTTAATACTTGGTACCCTGATTTATTGAaagccaaagagaaaaagagatagaaaatatgatatttaaaatagacaaaaattgaGTATAACAAAACATGAAGAAGATATTGTCTGGTAATGACAAAGATCTCAGGAAATACCAGAAATGATCTATCTATTATGAAAGAGGCTGATATTTTAACTGTCAGAATATATGTAATTTAAGTTatgacaaaaggaaaataaaaattgaaatgttttcaaaggaaaaataaaacatttcatgcATCTTTGAAACTCCCCTTCATAAGAAAGTTATGACTTAATAGTACTGTTTTTCACCAAAGATGGATTTTCAAAGAGAATGACACTTGTGTGTTGTGGTTGACCACACCCACATGGAGGGAGTACAAAAGTCTGGGGGCAGCAGGTGATATTCATTCTCAAGAAAGTCATCTTCAACATCCAACCTAACCCTCAAGCCCTGTCACAATGAGCTACTACTACGGCAACTAGTATGGTGGCCTTGGCTATGGCCTTGGTGGTTTTGGTGGCCTGGGTTATGGCTATGGTTCCAGCTATGGTCGTGGAGGCTATGGTGGCTATGGCTGTGGCTACTTCCATCCCTCTTTCTATGGAAGATACTGGTCATCTGGATTTTACTGAAAGCATTCTACATCTACAATGATCTGTTTCCCCCATCCAGAATCCGTCACCCAGGCTGCCTATCTTCATTCCTGCTACGTTACTGACATGAAGCTTCCTCCTTTATCCCTCCTGCGATATTTCTGGAAgtattttccaataaaatttgTCAACATTCAGaactttgtttcattatttttgccTACCTAAATGCACTTTTTATTCATAAGTTTTGCATATTTGATTAATATATTTGGTTGAAACTTATTTTTTCCATATAATTATTTACTTCCTTAGAACTGATCTTATCAAGTTTTAGCCTGTAACTTCTACATCTCATGTGATAACTTGCTCAGATATTGTTCTCTTTTTGATTTGACAtcctataaaaacaaaatatttaggcATAAACTAATTCTTATGAATATAATAACACTTCCTTTGTAAAGTTATTAGTTTAATATAACTCCTTTACCCTCAGTATATCagggaaagaatatttttaaacctaTATACTCTTTAGAAACTGTTAGTTTATGAGCTTGTAAGGAAGAGCTGTCTGTACCTTTTTGCTCGGTCTTTGTTCAATGTGCCCTGTACCAGGTGCCTCCTTAGAAAACAATGACAGGGATACATGTTGTTTGAatcttttccccctccccatcccctgctgccaaacacatacacactgccCACTCCAGCagcttcaatcttttttttttttttaaggatggcttgtggttttatttttttttaaatatatatttatttatttatttttggctactttgggtcttcgttgctgcgcgcgggctttctctagttgcagcaagcggggctactctttgttgctgagcgcaggcttctcattgcggtggcttctcttgttgcggagcacgggctctaggcgcgcgggcttcagtagttgtggcatatggactcagtagttgtggctcccgcgctctagagcgcaggctcagtagttgtggcacacaggcttcgttgctccatagcatgtgagatcttcctggaccagggctcgaacccgtgtcccctgccttggcaggcggattcttaactactgtgccaccagggaagtcccagcagcttcaatttttataaaagaaatagagagcctgggttttctttttctatgttcagactttccttattattttaacattttaatatgtaaCTTTTCAGGTTTTACCCTACTTTTttcataagttaaaaaaaatttgagacttgaatcaatttttctataattttgccAACTCAGGTTGAGTAGTATTTGTTCCTCATTTAAGTCTTGAGAGGGATTTTATTGCaggcttttttttggggggagggcttCCTTCAAACCTGAGACTGTTATGGATTCTTATCTCATATTCTCATAATTAGGGTCTTAAGATCCCTaaccttcatctttttttttttttttttgagataaatagactgacaccaatcattgtacatggatgaccacaacaaaagcaacaatgattgcaattaccaaacatgaaacacactcatactatgtcataatattgacattcagtccagtaatcctccactgtaacagctcctttactttgcagtgaaaattgatttgtatattctttgcctctgagtccttgtgggattttttctttttttaaattcaaacagaaagtcacaaaaattatactcatcctcatcagttcactcagtcccatgtaattaatttttttttttcatcttgatcttttgttagcacttttatgagctcatcagtttttcattagagttctgaaaatgcttattcattcagttcagcagtacagtcaggtaccagaaacctgtacttgtcagagtcttttccatgaatttcctgaagatgaaacccttttataggaacagatttacaaaagcatcagagtacacccagaactgtctgtaaatgacaaaagacttaaaaatgaccacggttaaagatttgatgaaagttcataataatgcagttgacaagaaaattagttatttctgagatatacattttaaagtaataattaggattatgacttataacattataccataacatataagatttttagaaatttcatgtaatgtctgaaacatttatattaacatatttccatacaaataacccaatgaaagtttagtattagttgttttgtttgtttgtttatactgcaggttcttattagtcatcagttttatacacatcagtgtatacatgtcaatcccaatcgcccaattcagcacaccaccatccccaccccaccgcagttttccccccttggtgtccatatgtctgttctctacatctgtgtctcaacttctgccctgcaaaccggctcatctgtaccatttttctaggttccacctacatgtgttaatatacgatatttgtttttctctttctgacctacttcactctgtatgacagtctctagatccatccacgtctcaacaaatgactcaatttcgttcctttttatggctgagtaatattccattgtatatatgtaccacatcttctttatccattcgtctgttgatgggcatttaggttgcttccatgacctggctattgtaaatagtgctgcaatgaacattcgggtgcatgtgtcattttgaattacggttttctctgggtatatgcccagtagcgggattgctgggtcatatggtaattctatttttagttttttaaggaacctccatattgttctccatagtggctgtatcaatttacattcccaccaacagtgcaagagggttcccttttctccacaccctctccagcatttgttgtttgtagattttctgatgatgcccattctaactggtgtgaggtgatacctcattgtagttttgatttgcatttctctaataattagtgatgttgagcagcttttcatgtgcttcgtggccgtctgtatgtcttctttggagaaatgtctatttaggtcttctgcccatttttggattggggtgtttgtttctttaatattgagctgaatgagctgtttatatattttggagattaatcctttgtccgttgattcgtttgcaaatattttctcccattctgagggttgtcttttcatcttgtttatggtttcctttgctgtgcaaaagctttgaagtttcattaggtcccatttgtttatttttgtttttatttccattactctaggaggtggatcaaaaaagatcttgctgtgatttatgtcaaagagtgttcttcctatgttttcctctaagagttttatagtgcctggtcttacatttaagtctctaatccattttgagtttatttttgtgtatggtgttagggagtgttctaatttcattcttttacatgtaactgtccagttttcccagcaccacttattgaagagactgtcttttctcccttgtatatctttgcctcctttgtcatagattagttgaccataggtgcgtgggtttatctctgggctttctatcttgttccattgatctatgtttctgtttttgtgccagtaccatattgtcttgattactgtagctttgtagtatagtctgaagtcagggagtctgattcctccagctccgtttttttccctcaagactgctttggctattcggggtcttttgtgtctccatacaaattttaagatgatttgttctagctccgtaaaaaatgccattggtaatttgatagggattgcattgaatctgtagattgctttgggtagtatagtcattttcacaatgttgattcttccaatccaagaacatggtatatctctccatctgttggtatcatctttaatttctttcatcagtgtcttatagttttctgcgtacaggtcttttgtctccctaggtaggtttattcctaggtattttattctttttgttgcaatggcaaatgggagtgtttccataatttctctttcagatttttcatcattagtgtataggaatgcaagagatttctgtgcattaattttgtatcctgcaactttaccatattcattaattagctctagcagttttctggtggcagttttaggattctctatgtatagtatcatgtcatctgcaaacagtgacagttttacttcttcttttccaatttgtattccttttatttctttttcttctctgattgccatggctaggacttccaaaactatgttgaataatagtggtgacagtggacatccttgtctcgttcctgatcttagaggaaatgctttcagtttttcaccgttgagaatgatgtttgctgtgggtttgtcatatatggcctttattatgttgaggtagggtccctctatgcccactttctggagagtttttatcataaatgggtgttgaattttgtcaaaagctttttctgcatctattgagatgatcatatggtttttattcttcaatttgttaatatggtgtatcacattgattgatttgcgtatactgaagaatccttgcatccctgggataaatcccacttgatcgtggtgtatgatccttctaacgtgttgttggattctgttcgctagtattttgttgaggatttttgcatctatattcatcagtgatattggtctgtaattttctttttttgtagtgtctttgtctggttttggtatcagggtgatgatggcctcatagaatgagtttgggagtgttccttcctctgcaattttttggaagagtttgagaaggataggtgttagctcttctctaaatgtttgatagaattcacctgtgaagccatctggtcctggacttttgtttgttggaagatttttaatcacagtttcaatttcattacttgtgattggtctgttcatattttctgcttcttcctggttcagtcttggaaggttatacctttctaagaatttgtccatttcttccaggttgtccattttattggcataaagttgcttgtagtagtctcttaggatgctttgtatttctgcggtgtctgttgtaacttctcctttttcatttctgattttattgatttgagtcctctccctctttttcttgatgagtctggctaatggcttatcaattttgtttatcttctcaaagaaccagcttttagttttattgatctttgctattgttttctttgtttctatttcatttatttctgctctgatctttatgatttctttccttctgctaactttgggttttgtttgttcttctttctctagtttctttaggtgtaaggttagattgtttacttgagatttttcttgtttctttaggtaggcttgtatagctataaacttccctcttagaactgcttttgctgcatcccataggttttgggttgtcgtgttttcattgtcatttgtctctaggtattttttgatttcctctttgatttcttcagtgatctcttggttatttagtaacgtattgtttagcctccatgtgtttgtgttttttacgttttttcccctgtaattcatttctaatctcatagcgttgtggtcagaaaagatgcttgatatgatttcaattttcttaaatttactgaggcttgatttgtgacccaagatgtgatctatcctggagaatgttccctgcgcACTtgagaacgtgtaatctgctgtttttggatggaatgtcctataaatatcaattaaatctatctggtctattgtgtcatttaaagcttctgtttccttatttattttcattttggatgatctgtccattggtgtaagtgaggtgttaaagtcccccactattattgtgttactgtcaatttcctcttttatagctgttagcagttgccttatgtattgaggtgctcctatgttgggtgcatatatatttataattgttatatcttcttcttggattgatcccttgatcattacgtagtgtccttccttgtctcttgtaacattctttattttaaagtctattttatctgatatgagtatagctactccagctttcttttgatttccatttgcatggaatatctttttccatcccctcactttcagtctgtatgtgtccctaggtctaaagtgggtctcttgtagacaacatatatatgggtcttgtttttgtatccattcagcaagcctgtgtcttttggctggagcatttaatccattcacatttaaggtaattatcgatatgtatgttcctatgaccattttcttaattgttttgggtttgtttttgtaggtccttttcttctcttgtgtttcccacttagagaagttcctttaacatttgttgtagagctggtttggtggtgctgaattctcttagcttttgcttgtctgtaaagcttttgatttctccatcaaatctaaatgagatccttgccgggtagagtaatcttggttgtaggttcttccctttcatcactttaagtatatcatgccactcccttctggcttgtagagtttctgctgagaaatcagctgttaaccttatggcagttcccttgtatgttatttgtcgtttttcccttgctgctttcaataatttttctttgtctttaatttttgccactttgattactatgtgtcttggcgtgcttctccttgggtttatcctgtatgggactctctgcgcttcctggacttgggtggctatttcctttcccatgttagggaagttttcgactataatctcttcaaatattttctctgttcctttatctctctcttctccttctgggacccctataatgcgaatgttgtagtgtttaatgttgtcccagaggtctcttaggctgtcttcatttcttttcattcttttttctttattctcttctgcagcagtgaattccaccattctgtcttccaggtcacttatccgttcttctgcctcagttattctactattgattccttctagtgtagttttcatttcagttattgtattggtcatctctgtttgtttgttctttaattcttctaggtctttgttaatcatttcttgcatcttctcaatctttgcctccattcttattccaaggtcctggatcatcttcactatcattattctgaattctttttctggaaggttgcctatctccacttcatttagttgtttttctggggttttttcttgttccttcatctggtatatagccctctgccttttcatcttgtctatctttctgtaaatgtggtttctgttccacaggctgcaggactgtagtttttcttgcttctgctgtctgccctctggtggttgaggctatctaagaggcttgatgggaggctctaaCCTTCATCTTTAAATTATACATGATGTGCCTCCCAATATAACTCTCATTTAATTAGGTAAGTTATACAAGTTTTCATGGATCTCCAGTGATTCTTACTAATACTTCAGTAATGTGTTAATAAACTAATAGTTGTGCTGACTTTTTTGTGATTTAGTGAATGGAGAAATGATTTGGAGGATGAGTTTCATTGATTCAAGCTAGAAATCAGAATCTTCAATTCAGTTATTAGCAGTTACTTACATAGCACTAAATCCAACCTGAcaggacattttaaataatggaGCTTAAATTccaggaaataaataataatttaaaaatcacacacccaatacctttttttaaagaaagaatcttTATATCTACCAGgtatatactgaaatatttatggatccAAAATGCAGGGCATCTGAAAATGATGCAACAGTGAAGGAAGCATGTGAGGCTATGTTTGAAATACAATTGACCTTGACTTGGTaattcattaaaatgaatgaatgattggtgGGAGTTGTTTATATTGTACtactatatttctgtatttaattttttttccataaccatattttcagaaacaattaaatgttttattttgtgagAAGGACTCTAGGACTTAAGGAACATAGAGAGATGTATTGAATAGAACCGTACTTCGTGTACCCCCTgacaaaatggtattttaaacaaattagaGAAGGGCAGAGTTGAAAAAGAGAACAGCACGTGCATTgtcatggggagggagaagaaaaatattttccataagaTAAAGAAGGAATTGGAGCTTTAGGGTCATTGTTGGATTTTTAGAGTGAATATAGTATATGGGCatctttaaataatgaaaatgattttcatttcatactgccataaatttaaaaaaatagtgacacagaaaaaaatgtttaaaagaaaataattgaaatgcaGATACAGTATTGTAATCTTGGCACATGCCCAAGAAGTCCCAGCTCAAACACTGTGCCCATATATGGGGTCTGGACTAGAAAGGAAAGCAGTTTGAGGAGATTTATTTCAAGAATGTCATGCAGAATATAGGAAACAGGAAATCAAATTCTAGAAGGACAAAGGGGATTCCTAAGGTAATAAAAAGAATTCCCTTAATGCTAACTGATTATCAGATGAAAGAGCAGTAAGTCTGGATTTGAACAGTGCAGAAGCtgctgaaaaatggcagaagaagtGGTGTTAGAAGCCAAAGTTGATTATGTGGCCCAACAAGAACAAGAGCTGGACATCAACAAGAATGAGAGGGGCTTCCCGGGGCTTCCCGGggcttcctggggcttccctgatggctcagtggttgagagtctgcctgccaatgcagggaacatgggttcaagccctggactgggaagatcccacatgccgcggagcaactaggcccgtgagccacaactgctgagcctgcatgtctggagcctgtgctccacaacagaagaggccacgatagtgagaggcccgcgcacggcgatgaagagtggcccccgcttgccgcaactggagaaagccctcgcacagaaacgaagacccaacacagccaaaaaaaaaaaaaaaaaaagagaagaatgagaGATTGTGGCTTCTGGATGATTCTAAGTCCTGGTGGTGAGTTCAAAATTCCATGGATAAAACGGGTTTTGTGCCTTCTAACTACGTGGAAAGGAAAAACAGTGCTCGGAAAGCATCGATTGTAAAAAACCTAAAGGATACGTTAGGCAttggaaaagtgaaaagaaaacctagTGTGCCAGATTCTGCATCTCCTGCTGATGATAGCTTTGTTGACCCAGGGGAACGTCTGCATGACCTCAACATGCCTGCTTATGTAAAATTTAActacatggcagagagagaggatgAATCGTCATTGATAAAAGGGACAAAGGTGATCGTCATGGAGAAATGCAGTGATGGGTGGTGGCGAGGTAGCTACAATGGACATGTTGGATGGTTCCCTTCAAACTATGTGACTGAGGAAGGCGACAGTCCTTTGGGTGACCATGTGGGTTCTTTGTCAGAGAAATTAGCAACAGTCAGTAACCTAAATACTGGGCAAGTGTTACATGTGGTACAGGCTCTTTACCCATTCAGCTCGTCCAATGATGAAAAACTTAATTTTGAGAAAGGCGATGTAATGGATGTTATTGAAAAACCTGAAAATGACCCTGAGTGGTGGAAATGCAGGAAGATCAATGGAATGATTGGTCTGGTGCCGAAAAACTATGTTACCATTATGCAGAATAATCCATTAACCTCAGGTTTGGAACCATCGCCTCCACAGTGTGATTACATTAGGCTTTCACTCACTGGAAAGTTTGCTGGCAATCCATTGTATTATGGGAAAGTCACCAGGCACCAAGCAGAAATGGCATTAAATGAAAGAGGGCATGAAGTTGATTTCCTCCTTCGTGATAGTGAATCTTCGCCAAATGATTTTTCAGTATCACTAAAAGCACAGGGGAAAAACAAGCATTTTAAAGTCCAACTAAAAGAGTTTGTCTACTGCATTGGGCAGCGTAAATTCAGCACCATGGAAGAACTTGTAGAACATTACAAAAAG
Coding sequences:
- the LOC133093171 gene encoding cytoplasmic protein NCK1-like produces the protein MDKTGFVPSNYVERKNSARKASIVKNLKDTLGIGKVKRKPSVPDSASPADDSFVDPGERLHDLNMPAYVKFNYMAEREDESSLIKGTKVIVMEKCSDGWWRGSYNGHVGWFPSNYVTEEGDSPLGDHVGSLSEKLATVSNLNTGQVLHVVQALYPFSSSNDEKLNFEKGDVMDVIEKPENDPEWWKCRKINGMIGLVPKNYVTIMQNNPLTSGLEPSPPQCDYIRLSLTGKFAGNPLYYGKVTRHQAEMALNERGHEVDFLLRDSESSPNDFSVSLKAQGKNKHFKVQLKEFVYCIGQRKFSTMEELVEHYKKAPIFTREQGEKLYLIKHLS